The following are from one region of the Streptomyces decoyicus genome:
- a CDS encoding ArsR/SmtB family transcription factor — translation MSNQELEILGQTDQDDACCPGLLSAPLDEGQAVELAKVFKALGDPVRLRLLSMIASRAGGEVCVCDLTPAFDLSQPTISHHLKLLRQAGLIDCERRGTWVYYWLLPEMTDRLAGILMRPAGGPLPAPTEAAGATS, via the coding sequence ATGTCGAATCAAGAGCTTGAGATCCTCGGGCAGACCGACCAGGACGATGCGTGCTGCCCGGGCCTGCTGTCCGCCCCGCTCGACGAGGGCCAGGCCGTGGAGCTGGCGAAGGTGTTCAAGGCGCTGGGCGACCCGGTGCGACTCCGCTTGCTGTCGATGATCGCCTCGCGCGCCGGCGGCGAGGTCTGCGTCTGCGACCTCACCCCGGCCTTCGACCTGTCGCAGCCGACGATCTCGCATCACCTCAAGCTGCTCCGGCAGGCCGGCCTCATCGACTGCGAGCGGCGTGGCACGTGGGTCTACTACTGGCTGCTGCCGGAGATGACCGACCGCCTCGCGGGCATCCTCATGCGTCCCGCGGGCGGGCCCCTCCCCGCCCCCACCGAGGCGGCTGGGGCGACCTCGTGA
- a CDS encoding ArsI/CadI family heavy metal resistance metalloenzyme, translating into MSRAQLALRVSDLEASVTFYSKLFGTEPAKRRAGYANFALTEPPLKLVLIEGDPGQETRLDHLGVEVGSTDQVTAATARLKDAGLATFEENDTSCCYALQDKVWVHGPGKEPWEVYVVKADAGTLGKSADPSAATSSDGCCASGTADADPAPGCACGS; encoded by the coding sequence ATGTCACGTGCACAGCTCGCCCTGCGCGTCAGCGACCTTGAAGCGTCGGTCACCTTCTACTCGAAGCTGTTCGGCACCGAACCGGCCAAGCGACGCGCGGGCTACGCCAACTTCGCCCTCACAGAGCCGCCGCTCAAACTCGTGCTGATCGAGGGCGACCCCGGGCAGGAAACCCGCCTCGACCACCTCGGGGTGGAAGTCGGGTCCACGGATCAAGTGACGGCAGCGACGGCCCGCCTCAAGGACGCCGGCCTCGCCACCTTCGAGGAGAACGACACCTCGTGCTGCTACGCCCTCCAGGACAAGGTGTGGGTGCACGGCCCCGGCAAGGAGCCGTGGGAGGTCTACGTCGTCAAGGCCGATGCCGGCACCCTCGGCAAGAGCGCCGATCCGTCCGCGGCAACCAGCAGCGACGGCTGCTGCGCGAGCGGGACGGCTGACGCGGATCCCGCCCCGGGCTGCGCCTGCGGAAGCTGA
- a CDS encoding MerR family transcriptional regulator has protein sequence MNGEHMQIGEVATRTELSLRTIRHYEETGLVIPSARSQGGFRLYTEADVARLMVIRRMKPLGFSLDEMRDLLDATDRLDSGKDLPAGEREALLERVRGFAKAAQQRVADLRTQLARAEEFAGTLRERLAGTPAR, from the coding sequence GTGAACGGCGAGCATATGCAGATCGGCGAGGTCGCCACGCGCACCGAACTGTCCCTGCGCACCATCCGTCACTACGAGGAGACGGGGCTGGTGATCCCCTCCGCCCGCTCTCAGGGCGGATTCCGTCTCTACACGGAAGCCGACGTCGCCCGCCTCATGGTCATCCGCCGCATGAAGCCCCTGGGCTTCTCCCTCGACGAGATGCGCGATCTGCTGGACGCCACCGACCGCCTCGACTCCGGCAAGGACCTGCCCGCCGGCGAGCGGGAGGCACTGCTGGAGCGGGTGCGCGGCTTTGCGAAGGCGGCGCAACAGCGGGTGGCGGACCTGCGCACCCAGCTCGCACGGGCGGAGGAATTCGCCGGCACGCTGCGCGAGCGCCTCGCCGGCACTCCCGCCCGGTAG
- a CDS encoding polysaccharide deacetylase family protein yields the protein MRKFSRRGIFGLGIGAAAALSVAGCSTSGSSGSGKVGTNPGKTAKSKPIGDGSTAYTGKQPHQPPTPEKLKPGQKPPQFVVFSWDGAGEVGNGLFPRFRKIARDHNASMTFFLSGLYLLPESKKRLYRPPNNPVGASAIDYLTNDHIKETLKNLRAAWLEGHEIGTHFNGHFCDGTGSVEHWTPAQWDSEIEQAMDFVTKWRTNTGFTDLEPLPFDYSKELVGSRTPCLKGQQNLLPTARKRGWRYDASSPGGLQVWPTKQGIWDFPLQSIPFPGHSETLSMDFNLMFNQSKNSTKGPPANYPGWRKQAADAYIAGFQRAYETNRAPLFVGNHFEQWNGGIYMDAVEEAIKHIGDEKHKDVRMVSFRQLCDWLDAQDPQVLASLRGLGVGQQFTGRG from the coding sequence ATGCGTAAATTCAGCCGCCGGGGCATATTTGGACTCGGGATAGGGGCGGCGGCCGCGCTCTCCGTTGCCGGCTGCTCAACCTCCGGGTCGTCGGGCTCCGGCAAGGTCGGGACCAACCCCGGAAAGACGGCGAAGAGCAAGCCGATCGGGGACGGTTCGACCGCGTACACCGGAAAGCAGCCCCACCAGCCGCCCACACCGGAGAAGTTGAAGCCGGGACAGAAGCCGCCGCAGTTCGTCGTCTTCTCCTGGGACGGCGCGGGCGAGGTGGGCAATGGCCTCTTCCCGCGGTTCCGCAAAATCGCCCGCGACCACAACGCCTCGATGACCTTCTTTCTTTCCGGGCTGTATCTGCTGCCCGAGTCGAAGAAGCGTCTGTACCGGCCCCCGAACAACCCCGTCGGCGCCTCGGCCATCGACTATCTCACCAATGACCACATCAAGGAGACGCTCAAGAACCTGCGCGCTGCCTGGCTGGAGGGCCACGAGATAGGCACCCACTTCAACGGCCACTTCTGCGACGGCACCGGGTCGGTCGAGCACTGGACCCCCGCCCAGTGGGACTCCGAGATCGAGCAGGCCATGGACTTCGTCACCAAGTGGCGTACGAACACCGGCTTCACCGACCTCGAACCGCTGCCGTTCGACTACAGCAAGGAGCTCGTCGGCAGCCGCACTCCCTGCCTGAAGGGCCAGCAGAACCTGCTGCCGACGGCGCGGAAGCGCGGCTGGCGGTACGACGCCAGCTCCCCCGGCGGCCTCCAGGTCTGGCCCACCAAGCAGGGCATCTGGGACTTCCCGCTCCAGTCGATACCGTTCCCCGGCCACTCCGAGACCCTCTCGATGGACTTCAACCTGATGTTCAATCAGTCGAAGAACTCCACCAAGGGCCCGCCGGCCAACTACCCGGGCTGGCGCAAGCAGGCCGCCGACGCCTACATCGCCGGCTTCCAGCGGGCGTACGAGACCAACCGCGCCCCCTTGTTCGTCGGCAACCACTTCGAGCAGTGGAACGGCGGCATCTACATGGACGCCGTCGAGGAAGCGATCAAGCACATCGGCGACGAGAAGCACAAGGACGTCCGGATGGTCTCCTTCCGGCAGTTGTGCGACTGGCTCGACGCCCAGGACCCGCAGGTCCTCGCCAGTCTGCGCGGACTCGGGGTCGGACAGCAGTTCACCGGACGCGGCTGA
- a CDS encoding SulP family inorganic anion transporter: protein MSSSALSPVARLRGSRPPWLSPKVFRTEVLAGLVVGLALIPEAISFSVIAGVDPKVGLFAACTMAMVIAFVGGRPAMISASTGAVALVVAPVAREHGLGYLIATVILAGVFQIVLGALGVARLMRFVPRSVMVGFVNALGILLFSAQIPNLLDVPWPVYPLVAAGLALMVFFPRLTKAVPAPLVSIVILTVITVAAGIAVPTVGDKGKLPSSLPVPGLPDVPFSLHTLTVIAPYALAMALVGLMESLMTAKLVDEMTDTRSNKTRESIGQGIANIVTGFFGGMGGCAMIGQTMINVKNGARTRLSTFLAGFFLLILCIVLGPIVSTIPMAALVAVMVLVSVGTFDWHSIKPATLKRLPIGETTVMVITVAVVVATGNLSIGVGVGSLTAMVIFARRVAHLAHVTAVLDPDGTQVVYSVTGELFFASSNDLVTQFHYAADPDRVVIDLTAAHIWDASSVAALDAIEDKYKQRGKSVEIVGLNEPSARIHRTLSGELTGGN from the coding sequence TTGTCTTCTTCCGCACTGTCACCCGTCGCGCGGCTGCGCGGCTCCCGTCCCCCGTGGCTGTCCCCGAAGGTCTTCCGCACCGAGGTCCTCGCCGGTCTGGTCGTCGGCCTGGCGCTGATCCCCGAGGCGATCTCCTTCTCCGTCATCGCCGGGGTCGACCCCAAGGTGGGGTTGTTCGCGGCCTGCACCATGGCGATGGTGATCGCCTTCGTCGGCGGCCGGCCGGCGATGATCTCGGCCTCCACCGGTGCCGTGGCGCTGGTCGTCGCCCCCGTCGCCCGTGAGCACGGCCTGGGGTACCTGATCGCGACCGTCATTCTGGCGGGGGTGTTCCAGATCGTTCTCGGTGCCCTGGGGGTGGCGAGACTGATGCGGTTCGTGCCGCGCTCGGTGATGGTCGGCTTCGTCAACGCCCTGGGCATCTTGCTGTTCTCGGCCCAGATCCCCAATCTGCTCGATGTGCCGTGGCCGGTGTACCCGTTGGTCGCCGCGGGCCTGGCGCTCATGGTGTTCTTCCCCCGGCTCACCAAGGCCGTGCCCGCGCCGCTGGTCTCCATCGTCATCCTCACGGTCATCACCGTCGCGGCAGGCATCGCCGTCCCCACCGTCGGCGACAAGGGCAAGCTGCCCTCCTCCCTGCCCGTGCCCGGCCTGCCGGATGTCCCGTTCAGCCTCCACACCCTGACCGTCATCGCCCCTTACGCGCTGGCGATGGCCCTGGTCGGACTGATGGAGTCGTTGATGACCGCCAAGCTGGTCGACGAGATGACCGACACCCGCTCCAACAAGACGCGCGAGTCCATCGGGCAGGGCATCGCCAACATCGTCACGGGCTTCTTCGGCGGTATGGGCGGCTGCGCGATGATCGGCCAGACGATGATCAACGTGAAGAACGGGGCCCGCACCCGGCTGTCCACCTTCCTCGCCGGGTTCTTCCTGCTCATCCTGTGCATCGTCCTCGGCCCGATCGTCTCCACGATCCCCATGGCCGCACTGGTCGCCGTGATGGTCCTCGTCTCGGTCGGCACCTTCGACTGGCACTCCATCAAGCCCGCCACCCTCAAGCGGCTGCCGATCGGCGAGACCACCGTCATGGTGATCACCGTCGCGGTCGTCGTCGCCACCGGCAACCTCTCCATCGGCGTGGGCGTCGGCTCGCTCACCGCCATGGTCATCTTCGCCCGCCGCGTCGCCCATCTCGCCCACGTCACTGCGGTCCTCGACCCCGACGGCACCCAGGTCGTCTACTCCGTGACCGGCGAACTCTTCTTTGCCTCCTCCAATGACCTGGTCACGCAGTTCCATTACGCCGCCGACCCGGACAGGGTCGTCATCGACCTGACCGCGGCGCACATCTGGGACGCCTCGTCGGTCGCCGCCCTCGATGCCATCGAAGACAAGTACAAGCAGCGCGGCAAGTCCGTCGAGATCGTCGGCCTGAACGAGCCCAGCGCCCGTATCCACCGGACGCTCAGCGGCGAACTCACCGGCGGCAACTGA
- the arsB gene encoding ACR3 family arsenite efflux transporter: protein MSAAPEQAVAGRLSFLDRYLAVWILAAMALGLGLGGLVPGLGGALAKVTVTGVSLPIGLGLLVMMYPVLAKVRYDRLDTVTRDRRLLLPSLLLNWIVGPALMFALAWLLLPDLPEYRTGLIIVGLARCIAMVIIWNDLACGDREAAAVLVALNSVFQVIAFSALGWFYLSVLPGWLGLEQSGLAVSVWEIARSVLIFLGIPLAAGYLTRRIGERAKGRAWYESGLIPRLGPFALYGLLFTIVMLFALQGDAITSQPLDVARIALPLLVYFALMWAGSMALGRSVGLDYPRATTLAFTAAGNNFELAIAVAIATFGATSGQALAGVVGPLIEVPVLIGLVYVALYARRFFTTPAPLRTEEDPAHV from the coding sequence GTGAGCGCCGCACCCGAGCAGGCGGTCGCCGGCCGCCTGTCGTTCCTCGACCGCTACCTCGCCGTGTGGATCCTCGCCGCGATGGCGCTCGGCCTCGGCCTCGGGGGCCTCGTGCCCGGCCTCGGGGGCGCCCTCGCCAAGGTGACCGTGACCGGGGTGTCCCTGCCGATCGGGCTCGGCCTGCTCGTGATGATGTACCCGGTCCTCGCCAAGGTGCGCTACGACCGGCTCGACACCGTCACCCGCGACCGCCGCCTGCTGCTGCCCTCCCTGCTGCTGAACTGGATCGTCGGGCCGGCGCTCATGTTCGCGCTGGCGTGGCTGCTCCTCCCGGACCTGCCCGAATACCGCACGGGCCTGATCATCGTCGGGCTGGCCCGCTGTATCGCCATGGTCATCATCTGGAACGACCTCGCGTGCGGCGACCGCGAGGCCGCCGCCGTCCTGGTCGCGCTGAACTCCGTCTTCCAGGTCATCGCGTTCTCGGCCCTCGGCTGGTTCTACTTGTCGGTGCTGCCCGGGTGGCTCGGCCTCGAGCAGTCCGGCCTCGCGGTGTCCGTGTGGGAGATCGCCCGCAGCGTGCTGATCTTCCTCGGCATCCCGCTCGCCGCCGGCTACCTCACCCGCCGGATCGGAGAGAGGGCCAAGGGACGCGCCTGGTACGAGTCCGGACTGATCCCGCGCCTCGGCCCGTTCGCCCTGTACGGCCTGCTGTTCACGATCGTCATGCTGTTCGCGCTGCAAGGCGACGCGATCACCTCGCAACCGCTCGACGTCGCCCGTATCGCGCTCCCGCTGCTCGTGTACTTCGCCCTGATGTGGGCGGGCTCCATGGCACTCGGACGCTCCGTCGGCCTCGACTACCCGCGTGCGACGACCCTTGCGTTCACGGCAGCGGGCAACAACTTCGAGCTGGCCATCGCGGTGGCCATCGCCACGTTCGGCGCCACCTCCGGACAGGCCCTCGCGGGTGTGGTCGGCCCGCTCATCGAGGTGCCGGTGCTGATCGGCCTCGTCTACGTCGCGCTGTACGCCCGCCGCTTCTTCACCACCCCCGCGCCTCTGAGGACCGAGGAAGACCCCGCCCATGTCTGA
- a CDS encoding DEAD/DEAH box helicase: MNRTARTNDRYSRSAGSSGSGRGGYRSGGPNRSGTGRSGGPGRRPATLQGEFALPVTHTPALPPAETFAELDMPPALLAALGAEGMSAPFPIQAATLPNSLAGRDVLGRGRTGSGKTLAFGLALLARTAGQRAEPRQPLALVLVPTRELAQQVTDALTPYARSLKLRLATVVGGMSIGRQSSALRGGVEVVVATPGRLKDLIERGDCRLNQVAITVLDEADQMADMGFMPQVTALLDQVRPEGQRMLFSATLDRNVDLLVRRYLTDPVVHSVDPSAGAVTTMEHHVLHVHGADKHATTTEIAAREGRSIMFLDTKHAVDNLTKHLLSSGVRAAALHGGKSQPQRTRTLAQFKTGHVTVLVATNVAARGIHVDNLDLVVNVDPPSDHKDYLHRGGRTARAGESGSVVTLVLPNQRRTMNRLMADAGITPQSTQVRSGEAELSRITGAQAPSGIPVTIAAPVVERAKRSGSSTRGRRSRPAQARRAAGAARTATPTARQSSSAPAA, encoded by the coding sequence ATGAACCGCACAGCTCGCACGAATGACCGCTACTCCCGCTCTGCCGGCTCGTCAGGCTCAGGCCGCGGCGGCTACCGCTCCGGCGGGCCGAATCGCTCGGGCACGGGCCGTTCCGGAGGCCCCGGACGGCGTCCCGCGACGCTGCAGGGAGAGTTCGCCCTGCCCGTCACCCACACGCCCGCCCTGCCCCCGGCCGAGACGTTCGCCGAGCTGGACATGCCGCCGGCGCTGCTGGCGGCCCTCGGCGCGGAAGGCATGTCCGCCCCGTTCCCCATCCAGGCCGCCACGCTGCCGAACTCGCTGGCCGGACGCGACGTCCTGGGCCGCGGACGCACCGGCTCGGGCAAGACGCTGGCCTTCGGTCTGGCCCTGCTGGCCCGCACCGCCGGACAGCGCGCCGAGCCCCGCCAGCCGCTGGCCCTGGTGCTGGTCCCCACCCGGGAGCTGGCCCAGCAGGTCACCGACGCACTCACGCCCTATGCCCGGTCGCTGAAGCTGAGGCTGGCCACCGTCGTCGGCGGGATGTCGATCGGCCGGCAGTCCAGCGCACTGCGCGGCGGCGTCGAAGTGGTCGTCGCCACGCCCGGACGGCTCAAGGACCTCATCGAGCGCGGCGACTGCCGGCTGAACCAGGTCGCCATCACCGTGCTGGACGAGGCCGACCAGATGGCGGACATGGGCTTCATGCCCCAGGTCACCGCCCTGCTCGACCAGGTCCGGCCCGAGGGGCAGCGGATGCTCTTCTCGGCCACGTTGGACCGCAACGTGGACCTCCTGGTCCGGCGCTACCTCACCGACCCGGTGGTCCACTCCGTCGATCCCTCGGCGGGCGCGGTCACCACGATGGAGCACCACGTGCTGCACGTCCACGGTGCCGACAAGCACGCCACCACCACCGAGATCGCGGCCCGCGAAGGCCGGTCGATCATGTTCCTGGACACCAAGCACGCCGTGGACAACCTCACCAAGCACCTGCTGAGCAGCGGCGTGCGCGCCGCTGCCCTGCACGGCGGCAAGTCCCAGCCCCAGCGCACCCGCACCCTGGCCCAGTTCAAGACCGGACATGTCACCGTCCTGGTGGCCACCAACGTCGCGGCCCGCGGCATCCACGTCGACAACCTCGACCTCGTCGTCAACGTCGACCCGCCGAGCGATCACAAGGACTACCTGCACCGCGGCGGACGCACCGCCCGCGCGGGCGAGTCCGGCAGCGTCGTCACCCTCGTCCTGCCCAACCAGCGCCGCACCATGAACCGCCTGATGGCGGACGCGGGCATCACACCGCAGTCCACCCAGGTCCGCTCCGGCGAGGCCGAACTGAGCCGTATCACCGGCGCCCAGGCACCCTCCGGCATCCCGGTCACCATTGCCGCACCCGTCGTCGAACGCGCCAAGCGCAGCGGCTCCTCCACGCGCGGCCGCCGCAGCCGCCCCGCCCAGGCCCGCCGTGCCGCCGGGGCAGCCCGAACCGCGACACCGACGGCGCGGCAGTCCTCCTCGGCCCCGGCCGCCTAG
- a CDS encoding SCO5918 family protein, producing MRVVIARFPFNLLKTEVQDAMKGIKPEPVTGESVLIGRRHYPVKQVGEVITRQDRRDFSAGEVTRALSRLGFVCRPAAALVPPTALTPLETASALLGHPA from the coding sequence ATGCGCGTCGTCATCGCCCGCTTCCCCTTCAACCTGCTCAAGACCGAGGTGCAGGATGCGATGAAGGGCATCAAACCCGAACCCGTCACAGGTGAGTCCGTGCTCATCGGCCGCCGCCATTACCCCGTCAAACAGGTCGGGGAGGTCATCACCCGGCAGGACCGTCGTGACTTCTCCGCCGGCGAAGTGACCCGAGCTCTGAGCCGCCTCGGCTTCGTGTGCCGCCCGGCCGCCGCGCTCGTGCCCCCGACCGCTCTCACACCACTGGAGACGGCGTCGGCCTTGTTGGGGCACCCGGCCTGA
- the trhA gene encoding PAQR family membrane homeostasis protein TrhA: MRGARAPAGQPREEHRDSAAEGAHPAAALVERAAGLVEPIKPKLRGWLHAGTVPAALIAGVVLIRLARTPQAALACTVYAVTALLLFGTSAVYHRGTWGPLGEAVLRRLDHANIFLIIAGTCTPLAVLLLPPDQRPVLLWIVWAGALAGIAFRVLWVAAPRWLYTPCYLALGWAPARYLPDFLHTGGAAVLTLIVTGGLLYSVGAVVYALQRPDPSPRWFGFHEVFHALTVAGFTAHYIALSLAVC, encoded by the coding sequence GTGAGGGGAGCACGTGCTCCAGCCGGCCAACCCCGCGAAGAGCACCGTGACAGTGCCGCGGAGGGCGCTCACCCGGCTGCCGCTCTGGTGGAGCGGGCGGCCGGCCTGGTGGAGCCGATCAAGCCGAAGCTTCGTGGCTGGCTCCACGCCGGAACGGTCCCCGCCGCGCTGATCGCAGGCGTCGTCCTCATCCGCCTGGCCCGGACCCCGCAAGCCGCCCTGGCCTGCACCGTGTACGCCGTCACCGCGTTGCTGCTGTTCGGGACGAGCGCCGTCTACCACCGCGGCACCTGGGGGCCGCTCGGCGAGGCCGTTCTGCGTCGTCTCGACCACGCCAATATTTTCCTCATCATCGCCGGCACCTGCACCCCTCTGGCCGTGCTCCTCCTCCCTCCGGACCAACGGCCCGTCCTGCTGTGGATCGTGTGGGCGGGGGCACTGGCCGGCATCGCCTTCCGCGTCCTCTGGGTCGCAGCTCCCCGTTGGCTGTACACCCCCTGCTACCTGGCCCTGGGCTGGGCACCGGCGCGCTACCTGCCCGACTTCCTGCACACCGGCGGAGCGGCCGTACTCACCCTGATCGTGACCGGCGGTCTCCTCTACAGCGTGGGCGCGGTGGTCTACGCCCTCCAGCGCCCCGATCCCTCACCTCGCTGGTTCGGCTTCCACGAGGTCTTCCACGCCCTGACCGTGGCGGGCTTCACCGCGCACTACATCGCCCTCTCCCTCGCCGTCTGCTGA
- a CDS encoding MerR family transcriptional regulator, translating to MTAEISHDRLNDEDYPAYTMGRAAEMLGTTPAFLRALGEAQLITPLRSEGGHRRYSRYQLRIAARARELVDQGTPVDAACRIVILQDQLEEAQRINEELRTSPAGPRLEADV from the coding sequence ATGACCGCAGAAATCTCTCACGACCGTCTCAACGACGAGGACTACCCCGCCTACACCATGGGGCGAGCCGCCGAAATGCTCGGCACCACCCCCGCCTTCCTGCGGGCCCTCGGTGAGGCCCAGCTGATCACGCCCTTGCGGTCCGAGGGTGGCCACCGCCGCTACTCCCGCTACCAGCTGCGTATCGCCGCACGCGCCCGCGAACTCGTCGACCAGGGAACCCCCGTCGACGCCGCCTGCCGCATCGTCATCCTCCAAGACCAGCTCGAGGAAGCTCAGCGCATCAACGAAGAACTGCGCACGTCACCCGCCGGGCCCCGCCTCGAGGCCGACGTCTGA
- a CDS encoding CBS domain-containing protein translates to MLQSHPRADCSGEAAGDVMTSPGPQVGDDMIVDLALSVLIGAGADHLLVRDEDGRCTGLITRSQMTAHHQGSWYTEETRLRDIVYDRGPFTSPVMSVHDAERAMRRRALRASPVIGEDGHALGVVVLTR, encoded by the coding sequence ATGCTCCAGAGCCACCCCCGGGCGGACTGCTCCGGCGAGGCAGCCGGCGACGTCATGACGTCGCCGGGACCGCAGGTCGGCGACGACATGATCGTCGACCTGGCGCTGTCCGTCCTCATCGGGGCCGGTGCCGACCATCTCCTCGTCCGTGACGAGGACGGGCGGTGTACGGGCCTGATCACCCGTTCCCAGATGACAGCCCACCACCAAGGCTCCTGGTACACCGAGGAGACCCGGTTGCGGGACATCGTCTACGACCGGGGTCCCTTCACTTCGCCCGTGATGTCTGTACACGACGCGGAACGCGCCATGCGCCGACGCGCGCTGCGGGCCTCACCCGTGATCGGTGAGGACGGGCACGCCCTGGGCGTCGTCGTCCTCACCCGTTGA
- a CDS encoding ATP-binding protein, with amino-acid sequence MNGMKITSAPHPVPTVVRGESLDSIHRAREATRAFTDHLTPAPDPERVDTFLLVVSELATNALRHGGGRYTLQLFAGPDTLTAAVSDLSSAAPRERTPDLNGGGGGFGWHMVRHLTSYLAITPAPGTGKTIHAQLPR; translated from the coding sequence ATGAACGGTATGAAGATCACCAGCGCCCCTCATCCCGTACCGACCGTGGTGCGGGGCGAAAGCCTGGACAGCATCCACCGGGCCCGCGAGGCGACCCGCGCATTCACCGACCACCTCACTCCGGCACCGGATCCCGAGCGGGTGGACACCTTCCTCCTGGTGGTCTCCGAACTCGCCACCAACGCACTGCGCCACGGCGGTGGCCGGTACACCCTCCAACTCTTCGCCGGCCCGGACACGCTGACCGCGGCGGTCAGCGACCTCAGCTCAGCGGCCCCCCGCGAACGCACCCCTGATCTCAACGGCGGCGGCGGTGGCTTCGGCTGGCACATGGTCCGCCACCTCACCAGCTACCTGGCCATCACCCCCGCCCCCGGAACCGGCAAAACCATCCATGCCCAACTTCCCCGGTAG
- a CDS encoding arsenate reductase ArsC encodes MSDTAPPSVLFVCVHNAGRSQMAAAFLTHHGGDRVQVRSAGSAPADAVNPSVVAAMAEVGIDVSAEVPKMLTVEAVQASDVVITRGCGDTCPVFPGKRYLDWQLPDPAGQGVDAVRPLRDDIEQRIRALLDEIAPGGQG; translated from the coding sequence ATGTCTGACACTGCTCCGCCCTCCGTGCTGTTCGTCTGCGTCCACAACGCCGGCCGCTCGCAGATGGCCGCCGCGTTCCTCACGCACCATGGAGGCGACCGCGTACAGGTGCGGTCCGCAGGGTCCGCCCCCGCCGACGCCGTGAACCCGTCCGTCGTGGCGGCGATGGCCGAGGTGGGCATCGACGTCTCGGCCGAGGTGCCCAAGATGCTCACCGTCGAGGCCGTGCAGGCATCCGACGTCGTCATCACGAGGGGATGCGGCGACACCTGCCCCGTCTTTCCCGGCAAGCGGTACCTCGACTGGCAGTTGCCCGACCCCGCCGGGCAGGGTGTCGACGCCGTACGGCCCCTCCGTGATGACATCGAGCAGCGGATTCGCGCACTGCTCGACGAGATCGCCCCCGGCGGGCAGGGGTGA
- a CDS encoding cold-shock protein: MATGTVKWFNAEKGFGFIEQEGGGADVFAHYSNIAAQGFRELQEGQKVNFDVTQGQKGPQAENIVPA, encoded by the coding sequence ATGGCTACTGGCACCGTGAAGTGGTTCAACGCGGAAAAGGGCTTCGGCTTCATCGAGCAGGAGGGTGGCGGCGCCGACGTCTTCGCCCACTACTCGAACATCGCCGCCCAGGGCTTCCGCGAGCTGCAGGAGGGCCAGAAGGTGAACTTCGACGTCACGCAGGGCCAGAAGGGCCCGCAGGCCGAGAACATCGTCCCCGCCTGA
- a CDS encoding SCO2400 family protein → MDYCSSCRRSLNGALVCPGCGDYAPDIAPPTHRHHRAPTAAATWEAWRAEEAAGLGPQEGAPHQGAPHPGTQPFDAAPLGSGASEKDLFGNDAPAQDVPADAADAGVADGSGGAAATGQGRAARRRQLARWKKHRRRAVAATAFALVGGGLTASLLQNKPSPGHAQAASSPEPGSVGSPRTESAASASEQPDTPASRHPDTHPHHTAARQQHTIPPAPPSAATPRQPHSATPAHHVASPGAAPHTATPAATKKAPVEHTGVAAPSATTAPASTGSSDTGTSPAHPAPDTSTAPTSPSADPTSPTHVCLLGLVCVN, encoded by the coding sequence ATGGACTACTGCTCGTCGTGCCGCCGGAGTCTCAACGGGGCACTCGTGTGCCCGGGATGTGGGGATTACGCCCCGGACATAGCCCCGCCCACCCACCGCCACCACCGTGCGCCGACCGCTGCCGCGACGTGGGAGGCGTGGCGTGCGGAGGAAGCCGCCGGCCTCGGGCCCCAGGAGGGCGCTCCGCATCAGGGCGCTCCGCACCCGGGCACCCAGCCGTTCGATGCCGCACCGCTCGGCAGCGGTGCGTCCGAGAAGGACCTCTTCGGCAACGACGCACCCGCGCAGGACGTACCGGCGGACGCCGCGGACGCCGGTGTGGCCGATGGCTCCGGAGGCGCTGCGGCTACCGGCCAGGGCCGGGCGGCTCGGCGTCGGCAGCTGGCACGTTGGAAGAAGCACCGGCGCCGGGCCGTGGCCGCGACGGCCTTCGCCCTTGTCGGCGGTGGCCTGACCGCCTCGCTGCTCCAGAACAAGCCGTCCCCCGGCCACGCGCAGGCGGCCTCGTCGCCGGAGCCGGGCAGCGTGGGCTCGCCCCGGACGGAGTCCGCCGCCTCGGCCTCGGAGCAGCCGGACACCCCGGCCTCACGGCACCCGGATACGCACCCGCACCACACAGCTGCCCGGCAGCAGCACACCATCCCGCCCGCGCCGCCCTCTGCCGCCACGCCCCGGCAGCCGCATTCCGCCACCCCGGCACACCACGTCGCCTCCCCGGGCGCGGCACCGCACACCGCCACGCCCGCCGCGACCAAGAAGGCACCCGTCGAGCACACCGGCGTCGCGGCACCCTCGGCGACGACCGCCCCCGCTTCCACCGGAAGCTCCGACACAGGCACCTCGCCGGCGCATCCCGCACCGGACACCTCGACCGCGCCGACCAGCCCGTCGGCCGATCCCACCTCACCGACCCATGTGTGCCTGCTGGGACTTGTCTGCGTCAACTGA